The Bacteroidales bacterium genome contains a region encoding:
- a CDS encoding NAD-dependent epimerase/dehydratase family protein, translating to MSAVAFVTGGTGLVGTHLILALLQAGYRVRALKRPSSDLSQVLRTFSFYDAIDADSFFRSIEWVEADLFDVEELAEQLEGCDYVFHTAAVVSFQGGNKQQMLRTNVEGTANMVNVCLKKMLPLCFVSSIAALGRAEPGHPATEEDIWQTSDHRSPYSCSKYQSEMEVWRGVAEGLNAVIVNPSVILGPGNWEKGSLTFFSRVYKGMRFHTSGITGFVDVRDVAGCMVGLMERECFGERFILSSGELSYHQLFDMIAEGLHVKKPMMEARPWMLNTAYRLLKPVSKLTGKSPALTKETAHSAFQQLFYSNEKIRKTLFPFEFIPLQQTIEDCCRYFLQQKQESLK from the coding sequence TTCCAGTGATCTTTCACAGGTTTTACGGACATTTTCCTTTTATGATGCCATTGATGCTGATTCTTTTTTCCGGAGCATTGAATGGGTAGAGGCTGATTTATTCGATGTTGAGGAATTGGCAGAACAACTGGAAGGATGCGATTATGTGTTCCATACTGCTGCAGTGGTGTCTTTTCAGGGTGGTAATAAGCAACAGATGCTTCGTACCAATGTTGAAGGGACGGCTAATATGGTAAATGTCTGTCTGAAAAAAATGCTACCCTTATGTTTTGTCAGTTCTATTGCGGCTTTAGGACGTGCTGAGCCCGGGCATCCGGCTACGGAGGAAGATATATGGCAGACGTCTGATCATCGGTCTCCTTATTCCTGCAGTAAATATCAGTCGGAAATGGAAGTTTGGCGTGGTGTGGCCGAAGGTTTAAATGCCGTGATAGTGAATCCGTCCGTGATTTTAGGACCTGGAAACTGGGAAAAAGGGAGTCTGACTTTTTTCTCCAGGGTATATAAAGGTATGCGCTTTCATACATCAGGAATTACAGGATTTGTGGATGTGCGTGATGTTGCCGGCTGTATGGTCGGATTGATGGAACGGGAATGTTTCGGGGAACGTTTTATCCTTTCATCCGGTGAACTGAGTTATCATCAGTTATTCGACATGATAGCCGAAGGGCTGCATGTAAAGAAACCTATGATGGAAGCCCGCCCCTGGATGTTGAATACCGCTTATCGTTTGTTGAAGCCGGTAAGTAAATTAACCGGTAAGAGTCCTGCATTGACTAAAGAAACCGCTCATTCTGCTTTTCAGCAACTTTTTTATTCCAATGAAAAAATAAGGAAGACGCTTTTTCCATTTGAGTTTATTCCATTACAACAAACCATAGAAGATTGTTGTCGGTATTTTCTCCAACAAAAACAGGAATCTCTTAAATAA
- a CDS encoding MFS transporter translates to MNSWKKVFAIIWTGQFLSILSSTIVNFAIILWISIETESAGMLAWATIAALLPQAVLGPFSGVFIDRWNRKRVMMLADSFIAFCTFILAILFWFDIAEMWHIFILLGLRSIGSAFHMPAMQASVPLLAPSEQLGRIAGINQIISSIANIAGPALGALFIVIWDMEYVLMLDVIGAFCAVTSLLFVHIPDPERKEEKKHVLHEMKEGFMTVLSNRGLSWIFLFSILATFFIMPVSVLFPLMTIKHFGGDAFQVSLIEILWSIGALAGGAVMGAKVYRINKVILVNAMYLLLGLTFLFSGILSSDGFVLFAVFTAIGGISGAVYNSSFTAIIQTNVDPVVLGRIFSLFFTMSLIPSMIGVAGIGFFADNIGITTSFIISGAILILIGGVAFLTPSALKIDQRRP, encoded by the coding sequence ATGAACAGTTGGAAAAAAGTTTTTGCCATTATATGGACAGGACAGTTCCTCTCCATCCTCAGCAGCACCATCGTTAATTTTGCCATCATCTTATGGATCAGCATTGAGACCGAATCAGCCGGAATGCTGGCATGGGCTACTATTGCAGCTTTATTACCACAGGCCGTGCTGGGCCCTTTCAGCGGCGTTTTTATCGACCGTTGGAACCGGAAAAGAGTCATGATGTTGGCCGACAGCTTCATCGCTTTCTGTACTTTTATACTTGCTATACTCTTTTGGTTCGATATCGCAGAAATGTGGCATATTTTCATTTTGCTGGGATTACGGTCTATTGGCTCCGCCTTCCATATGCCGGCCATGCAGGCATCAGTTCCTCTCCTGGCCCCTTCCGAACAACTAGGACGCATCGCCGGTATTAATCAGATAATCAGCTCCATCGCCAATATTGCAGGACCTGCATTGGGTGCCCTTTTTATCGTTATATGGGACATGGAATACGTCCTGATGCTGGATGTCATAGGCGCCTTTTGTGCGGTTACTTCTTTGCTTTTTGTCCATATTCCCGATCCGGAAAGAAAAGAAGAAAAAAAACATGTACTGCATGAAATGAAAGAAGGTTTCATGACTGTATTAAGCAACCGCGGACTAAGCTGGATATTCCTGTTTTCCATCCTCGCCACCTTTTTTATCATGCCTGTAAGCGTATTGTTCCCGTTGATGACCATCAAACATTTCGGCGGCGATGCTTTTCAGGTCAGCCTGATCGAAATCCTTTGGAGCATCGGCGCTCTGGCCGGAGGAGCTGTCATGGGAGCGAAAGTATACCGGATCAACAAAGTGATATTGGTCAATGCTATGTACCTGTTACTGGGATTAACGTTTTTATTCTCAGGGATCCTTTCGTCCGACGGATTTGTACTGTTTGCCGTGTTCACAGCCATAGGAGGCATTTCCGGAGCAGTTTATAACTCGTCATTCACAGCCATCATACAGACCAATGTCGATCCGGTGGTATTGGGAAGGATATTCTCCCTGTTTTTCACCATGAGCCTTATTCCCTCGATGATAGGTGTAGCCGGAATCGGCTTTTTTGCCGACAATATCGGTATTACCACATCTTTCATTATTAGCGGAGCCATACTGATCCTGATCGGAGGTGTGGCTTTCCTGACCCCGTCTGCGCTGAAGATTGACCAGCGTAGACCTTAA